Genomic segment of Aquarana catesbeiana isolate 2022-GZ linkage group LG09, ASM4218655v1, whole genome shotgun sequence:
agttttttttttacttacctttttatgcctgttgctatgtggtccctcgaaatctggcTCCATCACCTTGGCtcctccgctcgctactgctcctgggagatgtgcgtcatttcccaggagtcagtaggCTGCGCCAAAAGCTAGGTTGCCATAACGGGGCAGGCACTTGGACAACGCTGCCCgttatggcaacctgtatactttacagcaCCGCTACAGAGCATGCGTGAGAACAGGGCAATGCATGCTGGTCCAGCAGCAGCACCGTGTCCCGGAacaggatgcttgtgggcttcacatgcatacatacacacacacacacacacaatttgtagttggaactcagctttaagtgcTTAGAAaccaccctgtgtacatgtactgataagataacactgaggagagttcaggggcagctgaaaaggacacccagctgctcctaaacatctgtttaccagcagaAGTATGCATGAAGCCTTACCAGAAATCTTTGAGAAAGGCAGTTGCTAATTGTTTATAACCTTTTCTTTGGGGAATATATACACTTGGAATGTCAATTAAACAGTATGGAAATCTGCTATACAAGGAGTACCTGCCTGTGTTCTATTTCTGACATATGTAATAATGAAAGCTGGACTAGCACTTTTGTGCAATACTAACATTTTTTGTATTATCTGTATTTCTATAACCTGTTCCTAAAGTTTCCAACAAAGCTAAATATGTCCTGCTGAAATGCTGAACCAGATTAAGTGTTCTGCAACAAAGATATGACTGAGCCGACAGTAATAAAGCCTGGTGGGGTCACTAGATTGGCAAATAACCTTTATCAAAGACCAGCAGGGGGCAGCCCCTTCATTTTTCAGGCAAGGTTTACTTTACAAAAGCACCTCTTTATAGGAAATATTCCAAAATTCTTTATTACGATGGAACCTTACACCTACCCATATCACCAAAATCACTCCTCACGTTTCCCATATATTACAGAGCCTGTAAAGGAAATAAAGGCCTCTCGTCCCAGATCAGAAATCTCAACCTTGCACATTTCGCCTTTATCTGGATTAGCCTTGtgaaaccacttgccgaccagccgccgcagttgtactgcagcagaatggcacagctgggtgaaacgacgttatgcAATGTCGCTTcgccttgtggccactaggggggcattcgcccacagagccgatgcgtgtgcctggcggTCGTGATTACCGCCATGCTCCCGCGATTGCTTGGGGCAcatggagaactgggatctgtgtttacggttctgaggggagaagtgacagatcgtctgttcatacagagtatgaacagcgatctctcttcccctacacagtcccctcccctagttagaacacatccccttgatcacctcctagtggtaaaccccttcactgccagtgacatttttacagtaatcaatgcatttttatagcactgatcactgcagaaatgccaattgtcccaaaaatgtgtcaaaaatgtctgtgtGTCCgctaatgtcgcagtcccgaaaaggggaaaaaaaaaaaaaaaaaaaaaaaaaagaaaaagaaaaaaagatcaccaccatcactagtaaaaaaataaaatggccataaaactatgccctattttgtacacgctgtaacttttgcgcaaatccaAATaagcttattgccatttttttaccaaaaatatgtagaacacatatctgcctaaactgaggaaaaaaatttttttttttttttttaaatatatttttgggtgagatttattctagcaaaaagtaaaaaaaaaaaaaaaaatattgcgttttccaaaattgtctgtttatagcgcaaaaaattaaaaaccgcaggaggtgataccaagagaaagctctatttgtgggaaaaaaggacatcaattttgtttgggtgcaacgtcgaacgactgcgcaattgtcagtaaaagcaacgcagtgccgaatcgcaaaaagtgctctggtcaggaagggggtaaaattccggggctgaagctgcTGAACCTGGTTATATGAAGCCACTAACTTTAAGTCACATATGGTTATGACTGGAAAACAACCTCATGAAACTTTGAGGTCCAAAGTGcaatgacaagtcgcacaagtgtgaatggaggctTAAAAATGGGAACCTAGACAATGATTGACCCCTGATATCAAGGGGTATAATTGTGTCTGAAGATAAAGACTCCAAGTCTGGTTTACACATGTTCTATCTCAgtctgtttttaaaaacttttccTTTTTTTGATTCCTTTAATAATTGCAAGATTTACTAATTTCCTGACCCTTACTATGgacatttttcttcttttgtacatgaaaaattgaataaaaagctCCACTCTTAAGTTGTAATGGTGCAGCTGCCTTGCCTCTCAGGAATAGGTGTATGTGCCttattcatggggaaaaaaaaaaaaaaaaaacccccacagggtTAGGTTGTGAGGCTTCAATGGAGGCTGACATTTCCAGCCTCAGCTTAGCACTTCTGACTTTCAGCCAGCGGAACaccatgtgtgaatgtgtgacaaGTAAACCTGTCAAATAGGGATGCACCTATACTTTATTTTGGGGAGGTGGCAGGCGTTTGGGAGTTGGGTGATGGCAGGGTGAGGTAAGGTAGGCGAGGGTGGAGTGAAATTgggattgtggggtgggagagttgtgatggaaaaggctgtgatcgcctgggggggggggttggggacagGAGGGTTattgggagacatgggggcagaTGTGACAGCTGGTGAATTGAAGGGGAGACAACAGGCAAAAGTGAATGCAAGCATGGTACAGGAGTCTTATGCAGGAGAGGAGCTGGCTGGCCAGCACATTGAGGGAAAGAGCCCTGCTGCTCAGTACAACAGGATACCGCCCGTACAGTGTCTTCATACAGAACACCCCTTTTCTGCCTCAGCATCCAGCCAGGGAGAGAATGGATCCAGGGCTGTGTGGCCAGGGGTCAGAGCTGGAGGAGGGAGGTGTGCAGCGAGGAGACAAGGCTTGTGGGCTGTAAGGATGGGTGGGTCTGCACCCAACGATGCCACTGTCCGGAGGGGAGGAGGCAGTCAGCTCCCAAGCGGCATAACTTCCAGTATCAGAGCATTTTTGCAAGTATCAATACTCACGAAAATGGCCAATATTGGCCCTAATAACAGTATCGGTGCACCCCTGTCTAAGTTAGTATACCATTTAGGTTTGTTTAATCCCAACCAGTATCTGCCTCAGCACTGAGTTCAAAAGGAGGAACATGGCCTTACCTCCTGACATGTATTCTGCCTGTGCATACAAGTAAATAAGGATCCAAGAGTCACCTGAAAACAAAGGCTGCACTAGTGTAACACAAGACTGGAGATTCAGAAGATTACAAACCCactaaaaattgctttaaaaatgcTAAAGGACCCGCACAAAGTTCTACGGAATGCCCAAGCTTACCTGATCTTTTGAGTTAGAATCTTTTCAGAGTTCACTCAGAAAGGAGAATATAACCCTGCAGCTCAAAGCTTAAAGAAGCAGGAAAACTTCAACCtgtaataaaataatttacatgAGGAAATGTTCAAACAAAAAACCCCCACCACCCATTCTCCCCACCCTGTGAATTTTTATAGCATCCGGAGTTATTTGTTTGGAAAGGAACATTGGGATGACTTTTGGCATGTTTCCACTGTGCACTGCCTGCCATGGTTagtttagttacttttgtaggtctccagtttttaacctttttattttgAGTTGGTATGTGTCATTGCAAGTGTGCATGTGGCAATAGGCTGCTTCTGTTCAAGGTTTACCATCTATAAAGTGTGCTTTGGTTTGTTTGAACTTCCGGAGGCTAGAGACGACATTGTCAGCCAGAGAGAATTTCACTCAATTAAAGTGAATCTGCCACGTGTGAAATTCTTTGTATTGTACATCAGACTGAACTGCATTTCCTCTGTAAAATTTGTGTTGCCATTCCTGCGTATGCAGCAATTTTGGCACCTTCTATTAAGTCTCTGACTCTATAGCAGAAAGCTGCAGAGCTTTGAGCTCAACAGTGCTTTGTTCCTGCGTGTTACAGATTCAAAGTGGACACACCCAGACCGAATTTGGTATTATACTGCAACATTATTCCAGACACATTGAAAAGACTTGACTGAAACCTGTTACTTTATATAGGGAACTCCTGCGTGTCCAAATGCTTGTCTTGGGGACAGATTGCCTTTAATGTGAAACATCTCTACTGCCAAGTGCAAGGTATCCATCGTTTCCATAAAACTGGTtaagtgtttgttttgttttatatccaAGTATAATATTTTGAACTAGTTATCCAGCAGTGCCTTTCCAGGTTTCATTACGTTCCAAAACTTATAGAATTGTGCACTGAGAAATATGCAGCGCAATTTTGACTTagactgaaaaaataaaacaaaatactaGTTGACTTTGCTTACCCTTAATGCAGTTTCACTTGATTTTGGTGGTTTACAGTAGAGTGATTCACTTGTTTTAGGCTGCCATGGTCTTTGGGCAGAGACATCATTTGGTTCTTCGTTAGCCTTTAGACTCTTTCCTTTAAAAGTGACACTACAGATTTGCAAATACATTGAAACAGTAACAGCACATATGGTTTGCTAGTTTTCTTTGAAAGATGGACTACTTTGGTCAACAGCAGTTATCAGGTTTTTAATTCATAACTTGGTGAGGATCCTTGTTTGCCAACAACTGCAGGCTAGTCGAGTACACATCCAGGATTAGCGTATTTTAAACCATGATTTGTTACATAAACATTTGATATATTGGTTTTGGAGACTCGGGATTGTTGCGTCTCATGGGCACACTCACACGTTAAATAGAAGTCGAGCTACTCCTTTTTTGTAGCATCCATTTAATATTGACGTTTGGGAGAATTATAAAATAAGATGAAATTTGTTTTTAGTGAGACTTTACTTTAGAAAAAAGTTACAACACTAATACACAACTTATACTACACATTGTACATTTCAGAGAAAAGCTAACAAAATCTGAAGATTAAGCATTTTAACTTCCTCAAATGATCATACTTGATGGAGGAGAAAACTTACAggtaaaaaagtaaaagataaataaaaacaaaaacaaactcctCTTAGTAGTCCGCTGGTGGTAAATGCAGAGCAAACGCCACTCTCTCGTTACAGAATGTCTTTGGTCcatgtttaataatttttttgcttttagtaTCTGCTTCTGCCACCTCCTCTATCAGATCTGCTTCCGCCTCTGCCGCCACCACGGGGAGCACCCCGACTTGAGCTGCTGTATGAATCACGTGGAGGTGGATAGCCTCTATCCATTGGAGGGGGCAGGCCACGATCTTGACGGCCAACTCTGTCACGTCCACTTGAGTACATATCATTTCTGCTGCTTGAGTAACTGTCTCTGCCTCCGTAGCCATCTCGAGAGCTGCCATAATCATCATAGCGACTGCTTCCACCATATGATGGAGGGGGGCCTCTTGTAGGTGGGGCACTACGTGAGTTACCTGCAGGGTCAATGGTCAGGCAATAGGGCAATACTATGAGTTACATATTACATTTCAATTTGATATTTGCAGCTGTATGTTAGGGAATCTAGTGGAAAGGTTTGCATGTAAAACAATCTAGTtggttgaaaaataaaaaatttatgaatGAGGCACTTTAAAAACGATCTCGTTTGAATTAGAACTCCAGAATAGTAGCTTAGATTGTAGTGGAGATTATGCCACATGATATCCAGGGAGTTTCATTTGCTTCACTGGCatagggttattttttttttttgggggggggctcttGAACAGAGGATACTAAAGTTGCTGTTGATTTATGAATCTTGCTGTAGTGCAACTTAATATTACTCCAAGTATGGGCGAACAAAACTGGACTTTGCCATATATAGTACACTATTAGAATTTTCTGTAATGGATTTTTTTAATCTTCAGGAGGGGCAAACATGTATCCTGTAAAACAAAACCCTAAATAAAACATAACCTTACCGTAGGGCTCATAAGAGTCTCTGTAAGAACCGCCACTTGGATGATCGGAGTAATCTCTATCACGTCCCCCATAGCCATCACGATCACTGAACACAACACAGCAAGTTTAGTCTTGCATTAAAGAACAGGGAATTTAAACTAGTTTACTGAACCACCACATGGATAACAGTCAATAAAACATACCTATAACCTCTTGATCCATAATCGTCACGAGAGCTTGAATGACCATAATCCCGATAAGCATAATCTCGTGGAGGTGGTGCATAATCTCTTGAATCTCTGGAGCTGCCATAATCTCTAGAATAACTGGAGACAATGAAAGTTGCTTAGATACTACTATCCGTTTGTAGTGTTATTTGTTAAAAATATTTCTGCAACTATCAGTTCACCAATGTGTGAGCGCATCCACTATTTCCTAGGGGAGGAGAACCTTGTCACCAAACCATCTTTAGAGGGTTTGTAAACCCTTgaagtttttcacctcaatgcattaatgccccctccccccattggctcctgctgctgtcaatcaaatccagtgacacgggagccagggccaagtcctgctgtctgtgtcaatggacacagcagcaggactcaggagcgcgcccacgCGAGTGCCCCCATGGACAGCAGCTATCCTTGGGGGCACTAGAGAAGAGGAGCGCCCCCAGAAGTTCCCAATGTGCACAACCCttgcagaggaggcaagtatgacgttTGTTAAACAAAATGTGCGATCTGTGAACCAGCGCAATTTCAGCGCCAGTTCCCGCATCTCtactgcaggcagttcacactgctctgtgAACCCAcagcgggtgtcaatacattgttaatgacaccaaCTGTACGATGTCTGAGATATTACATATGCAAACCTAGGCTTAAAGTTATCGTACCACTACAAACTGGTACAGCACTGGATCAAGTGAGGACTCAAGTATAATGGGGGTAATTACagctacctaaacattgttgcaggAATGtgtttaggtttaaaaaaaaaaaaagtttgggctttagaaccactttaaaaaaaaagggaagcacTGAGAAGAAAATAAACCCCTCTCCAGTGGGGTCAGATAATCTATCCCTTACCCACTCAATATAAGGTGGGACTTAAAGTGGTTCCAAGGGTAGACATTTACACCAATGCATTTCATGCAGTCATTTGTATGACCTTCCCCCTTATACTTAACTAGTCCTAGCTTGATCCAGTGGCACTGGTGTctcctcacaggacacaggcagtggCCGGAACCATTGGCACCTGCCGCAGACAATGCACagagtgtctatggatgcaaacagCCCAGCTAGTGCTTCTGGATATTAGCGGCCACTGCTACATGCTTTTACTTGACTAGTTCGCTGCCTCTAATATAGCtttcaatgaggaaaaaaaaaaacctggacaaaAGACTTGTGTGAAAAAGGCTACTAAATATATGTCTTGCCTATCATAGCGATCCTTTGCACTGTAACCATCATCTCTCGGTGACATGTAGTCATCTCTGCGTGATGGCAGCGAATCTCTGCGGGGTGGTCCACCATAGCCGTCTCTTTCACGTGACAGTGGAGCTGCAGAAAAAATTGGAAggcaaattatataaaaaaaaaaaattacaaaaaaaaaaactttaaaattttgcaaaccatTTACCTCGTCCACTCATGCCACTGCTGCGGATAGGGCCAGAAGGGGCAGATCTTTTAGGTGGTGGGCCCCCGCTGCGAGGTGGTGGCCCTCTTTTCAGTGACATTCCACCTCTCGAAGAACCTAAAAAAGGTGTTTGTAAAGatacaaagtgaaaaaaaactaCTACATAGGTGCCAAGTGTCACCTGTCCCCAGTGATAGAGTTTTAAGTGAATGATGGCAAAAGCTCTATAAATTAGCACCAAGGACTGGGAGACATAAGCCATTTAATATACTTCAATGTGGCACTTAGCATTAACTTGAAATTACAGGTCAGGTATGACCAAGAAATCTATGCTCTTGCATCATGGAGTGTCTCCAACAGACTAGGTCTAAAAAAGCATGCATATAATATACATATTTAaatagaaatatagaaaaaaaaaatgtaacccaaAGTTACAAGCAATACCATaatcacctcctcctcctcttgaccCTCTAAGACCTCTTGGAGGGCCACGACTTCTTGGCGGAGGTGGTGGACCACGCCTACTGCCTGCTCCAAAGGACGGCTTTGTAGCTTGCTCCACCTTGATTGGCTTGCCATCTAGTGCCTGTAGAGATAAAACAGTGAGCTAAATTAAATGAAAGCCCCCCcaatattgtacagtatatgccTTACGGCAATCTCAAGTAGAGAGCTAAGTTAAAAAAATACACTAGTTTTCCTGGTTGTCCAATTTTACATGAGAAGTCGGCTTCAAAAAGCTATAGAAGTTTAGTTAGTCCATGGAGCTGTGGTAAAGCCTTAATGCAGCTTTAGAattaaattttcaattttttaaagtACAGGTGCTCTGCTGGCAACAAAGGACAACATAGGGTCCACATCACAGCCCAACATGTTATGAACAGGTGGTAAAAGGTAAGCCACTGCAACATACAGTAAAGGGTTATAAATGGGCAggcacattatgcaattttctattCTTCAGCCATGGGTTGGAGTGAAAAACCACCTCTcgattatcccccctcccccatcaagaATCATGATGGGAAATCCCTCTTGCTGCACTatggtattctgacagcgggagattTCCTCACCATCAGAGTACAATGATTACTGGTGCTTAcgattgccggtgttctgccgagaaagttccccctggCGGATAAGGAACCCCCCccctactgcgcaggcgcggcgCAGTAGGAgacggcggaaatagccgaatagaaatcagctgtacacggcgcctgtaagagggcccctcgcgggctcgccacgctcggcacttttttattcaccctctaggtccacttggctggtggggcttgaacctggaccaaggcgccgtgtacagctgattgaagtttttcagctttggctattttcggcatCTCCTAGTTGTTTgaactgcgcaagtgctgcgcagtacaggggggtccttatccgccgggggaactttctcgtcaagacaccggcagcaaaaaaaaaaaaaaaaaaaaaaaaaaacccaggctggttgtaccaacaTCTATTGATCTCACTACAACCAATCTCCCATAGATAATCTAACCAGTTCTTGCAGCAACTGGTCCAGGCCAAACCAGTGCATGCAATGCCTATTACACTTCCTTACCTCTTAAAGGgagaaaaactatttaaaaaaaaaggagagagatagacagatatTTTATAGTCGCTCAAATCCCCATCTATGCCAATTAGTGTGGATTGGGGAATCTTTACCGCTGGCTGGCTGCTATTGCCAGAAATCTGCAGCTTCTGAATACCTAAACAGTGACTGGAAGCAGCTGGGTAGACACTCTAATCTGATGCATTTTTCAATATGAAATTTGCTGAGCCAGatggtgctgacagggccacccacagctcacATTACCCAATTCCTCAGGATTAGGGTTGTACCAATACTAGTTTAAGACAGAGTACAAGCCAATATAgaatttttatgtcatgtgacagtggcaccaataatttttttttttacaatgccttTTCTTGGGGGGAGTGGAAGGGGtccttttttacaatttaaccttttaactACTAcaattccttatttttttttttttattttagaatctaAGGAAGTTGGCATAGGGATGTCTCCAAGGCCCCTTAAAGCACTATGCATAGGCAGCAAAGTACATACACAGCCAAGGATCATACTGTATGCAGCCATTGCACACCAGCTTCTGATTACAGCAAAAGTCGGTCGGCTTAATTAGCTGCAAGATTACAATTATTTTTATCAGCCCTATACAGGACtgataaaaataaagaattgtgCATTCAGAaaaaggagccggtaaattacatgTATACTGGCTCCTtccccagctctccatcctgacagatctgggaccgGAGGACAGTCGGGAGCGATTGGTGTGGCGGTGGGGGAAGTCACAAGCACAGATCTCACtttatagctttcaataaagcagctgacagccacaggagggagagaagcagctatcagctgctttattgaaagctatacagtgAGATCGGTGCTTGCAACTGCACCCACTGAACATCTGTGAGGTTGCCCATC
This window contains:
- the RBMX gene encoding RNA-binding motif protein, X chromosome isoform X1 — protein: MTMLEADRPGKLFIGGLNTETTEKALEAVFGKYGRIVEVLLMKDRETNKSRGFAFVTFESPADAKDAARELNGKALDGKPIKVEQATKPSFGAGSRRGPPPPPRSRGPPRGLRGSRGGGGDYGSSRGGMSLKRGPPPRSGGPPPKRSAPSGPIRSSGMSGRAPLSRERDGYGGPPRRDSLPSRRDDYMSPRDDGYSAKDRYDSYSRDYGSSRDSRDYAPPPRDYAYRDYGHSSSRDDYGSRGYSDRDGYGGRDRDYSDHPSGGSYRDSYEPYGNSRSAPPTRGPPPSYGGSSRYDDYGSSRDGYGGRDSYSSSRNDMYSSGRDRVGRQDRGLPPPMDRGYPPPRDSYSSSSRGAPRGGGRGGSRSDRGGGRSRY
- the RBMX gene encoding RNA-binding motif protein, X chromosome isoform X2, whose protein sequence is MTMLEADRPGKLFIGGLNTETTEKALEAVFGKYGRIVEVLLMKDRETNKSRGFAFVTFESPADAKDAARELNGKALDGKPIKVEQATKPSFGAGSRRGPPPPPRSRGPPRGLRGSRGGGGSSRGGMSLKRGPPPRSGGPPPKRSAPSGPIRSSGMSGRAPLSRERDGYGGPPRRDSLPSRRDDYMSPRDDGYSAKDRYDSYSRDYGSSRDSRDYAPPPRDYAYRDYGHSSSRDDYGSRGYSDRDGYGGRDRDYSDHPSGGSYRDSYEPYGNSRSAPPTRGPPPSYGGSSRYDDYGSSRDGYGGRDSYSSSRNDMYSSGRDRVGRQDRGLPPPMDRGYPPPRDSYSSSSRGAPRGGGRGGSRSDRGGGRSRY